From a single Leptospira neocaledonica genomic region:
- a CDS encoding SDR family NAD(P)-dependent oxidoreductase yields MSKEDRPVVFLTGAAGGIGRETASLLSEKGYLLFLTDLQKQSSDLKKFAETLGKDHVVFACDISKASDSEKAIKECVKQFGKIDVLVNNAGIMRPSKFENLTQEEIDEQIGINIIGTIRLTKLGLPYLKKTKGKLVILSSLAGIVPAPHHSIYSATKFALRGFSLSLYLEWKEIGIRVSSILPGTIQSPMTKYMASRDSSPMAYINPPLPPSAVAKGIWKAIQTDKAEIYVPYSQGLLARVALLFPSLLSLIYPIMAKKGVRNFESWKRKGVFD; encoded by the coding sequence ATGTCTAAGGAAGACCGACCAGTCGTTTTTCTAACGGGAGCTGCAGGAGGGATCGGCAGGGAAACCGCATCTCTTCTTTCCGAAAAGGGGTATCTCTTGTTTTTGACAGATCTGCAGAAACAATCTTCGGATCTAAAAAAATTTGCGGAAACATTAGGAAAAGATCATGTTGTTTTTGCTTGTGATATTTCTAAGGCTTCCGATTCAGAAAAAGCGATTAAAGAATGTGTGAAACAATTTGGGAAGATTGATGTACTTGTGAATAATGCAGGGATCATGAGACCTTCCAAGTTCGAGAACCTAACCCAAGAAGAGATAGATGAGCAGATTGGGATCAATATCATCGGTACTATTCGATTGACAAAGTTAGGTTTGCCTTATCTCAAAAAAACAAAAGGTAAACTGGTCATCTTATCTTCTCTAGCGGGAATTGTTCCTGCTCCTCATCATTCTATCTATAGTGCGACAAAATTTGCACTCAGAGGTTTTTCTTTAAGTTTGTATCTGGAGTGGAAGGAGATAGGTATACGAGTTAGTTCCATTCTGCCTGGGACGATTCAATCTCCTATGACAAAGTATATGGCATCTAGAGATAGTTCGCCCATGGCTTATATTAATCCACCTTTACCGCCTTCTGCAGTTGCCAAAGGAATTTGGAAAGCGATCCAAACGGATAAGGCCGAGATCTATGTTCCATATTCTCAAGGATTATTGGCAAGGGTTGCGTTATTATTCCCTTCCTTATTGTCTTTGATCTATCCGATCATGGCCAAAAAGGGAGTTAGAAATTTCGAATCTTGGAAAAGAAAGGGAGTTTTTGATTGA
- a CDS encoding SRPBCC domain-containing protein: MNPQTIVTSIEIQASPEKIWSIFTDFSKFPSWNPFLKRILGKPVQDGTIIVFDYYFTGVYLPTKALIYELANSKSISWKGAFPLFFKYMFAGDHRFTFEKVTPGRTKFSHTAILTGIMPNLFSSHIQTAVRNSHIKMNQKLKELSEDNF; the protein is encoded by the coding sequence ATGAATCCTCAAACAATCGTCACCTCGATAGAAATCCAGGCATCCCCTGAAAAAATTTGGAGTATTTTTACCGACTTCTCCAAGTTTCCTTCTTGGAATCCTTTCTTAAAAAGGATTCTCGGCAAACCGGTGCAAGACGGAACAATTATTGTTTTCGATTATTATTTTACGGGAGTTTATTTACCTACCAAGGCGTTGATATACGAACTAGCCAATTCTAAATCCATATCTTGGAAAGGAGCCTTCCCCCTCTTTTTCAAATACATGTTTGCCGGAGATCATCGTTTCACTTTCGAAAAGGTAACCCCTGGCCGCACCAAATTCAGTCATACTGCAATCTTAACTGGGATTATGCCTAATTTATTTAGTTCGCATATCCAAACTGCTGTACGTAATTCACATATAAAAATGAATCAAAAATTAAAAGAGTTAAGCGAAGACAATTTCTAA
- a CDS encoding 7TM diverse intracellular signaling domain-containing protein, whose product MNCKSIILYFIFFALFAVSSVYADDKIHVSKDIERLPLGKSVYYLEDPERKLTFDDISKPDAESKFIKSDKDSLDFGQLNYNYWFRLTFENDTPESVSKLVEINYSNIDIVQFYKPNPDGTYSKEESGMLFPFSARSFKNRNFVYQIELLPGQQKTYYLMTWTSGGLNIPLTLWDKETFSQYNADMQHGLGLYYGVMVVMILYNIFIFFSVRDVSYFYYVSYILGFLGIQLVLTGHGFQYLWPAFPFLQRNFYVVFTGICMASVLLFTKRFLNTKENVPKWLDKSMKVLIVAHGFILFTPLVLPPEITVKLALVLTLPVLIFIPTATVISFLKKFRPARYFLLAFTVLTVSGTVVVLRFINVLGSTFLTEYGLYLGSTMEVILLSIALADRINIMKKEKEEAQAKTLEMQKILTESYARFVPKDFLANLGKDSILDVRLGDQIQKDMAVLFSDIRSFTTLSEQMTPAENFNFINSYLSRMSPIIQRHNGFIDKFIGDAIMALFQRNVIDAVSAGVEMQRYLKEYNEHRHRQGYIPIQIGVGIHSGSLMLGTIGAEERLEGTVISDTVNLASRIESLTKVYGSRIAVSESTIEEVKKDGKFHFRFLDRVKVKGKQRPVSVYEVFDGDEPQHQDLKLKTKESYEKGVKAFYSNSFEEAKQQFEKVISLFPDDKATQLYLKRLYPVTHDRKLEEVEE is encoded by the coding sequence ATGAATTGTAAAAGTATTATTCTCTATTTCATTTTCTTCGCGTTATTTGCAGTTTCTTCTGTATATGCAGATGACAAGATCCACGTTAGTAAGGATATCGAACGACTACCTTTAGGTAAGTCTGTATATTATTTAGAAGATCCTGAAAGAAAATTAACATTCGACGACATCTCCAAGCCGGATGCAGAGTCGAAATTTATAAAATCCGATAAGGATTCGTTGGATTTTGGACAATTAAATTATAATTATTGGTTTAGACTAACTTTCGAAAACGATACCCCGGAATCTGTTTCCAAACTTGTCGAGATCAATTATAGCAACATAGATATAGTTCAATTTTATAAGCCGAATCCCGATGGAACTTATTCTAAAGAGGAAAGCGGGATGCTTTTTCCTTTTTCCGCAAGAAGTTTTAAGAATCGCAACTTCGTTTATCAGATAGAGTTGCTGCCTGGACAACAAAAGACTTATTATTTAATGACTTGGACCAGTGGAGGCTTGAACATCCCTCTTACACTTTGGGATAAGGAAACTTTCTCTCAATATAACGCGGATATGCAACATGGTTTAGGTTTATATTATGGAGTAATGGTTGTGATGATCCTCTATAATATTTTTATCTTCTTCTCCGTAAGAGATGTGAGCTATTTTTACTACGTATCGTATATCTTAGGTTTTTTAGGAATACAATTGGTCCTAACCGGGCATGGATTTCAATACCTATGGCCTGCATTTCCTTTTTTACAAAGAAATTTTTACGTGGTCTTCACAGGTATCTGTATGGCCTCGGTGCTCTTATTCACAAAAAGATTTTTGAATACAAAGGAGAATGTTCCGAAATGGCTGGATAAATCCATGAAGGTGCTGATTGTCGCTCATGGATTTATCTTATTTACTCCTTTGGTTCTGCCTCCGGAGATTACAGTAAAATTGGCATTGGTCCTGACCCTTCCTGTTTTGATCTTCATTCCTACGGCTACAGTGATTAGCTTTTTGAAAAAGTTTCGTCCAGCACGTTATTTTCTTCTGGCGTTTACGGTTCTTACTGTTTCAGGAACGGTAGTAGTTCTGCGCTTTATCAACGTTTTGGGTTCTACTTTCTTAACTGAATACGGATTGTATTTGGGCTCTACTATGGAAGTTATCCTTCTTTCCATTGCTTTGGCGGACCGTATCAATATTATGAAAAAGGAAAAAGAAGAAGCCCAAGCAAAAACTTTGGAAATGCAAAAAATACTCACAGAGTCATATGCCAGATTCGTCCCGAAAGACTTTTTAGCAAATTTAGGAAAGGATTCAATTCTGGATGTGAGACTTGGAGACCAGATCCAGAAGGATATGGCAGTTTTATTCAGCGATATTCGTTCCTTTACTACATTATCGGAGCAGATGACTCCTGCGGAGAATTTTAATTTTATCAATTCTTATTTAAGTAGGATGAGTCCTATTATCCAAAGACATAATGGGTTTATAGACAAGTTTATTGGTGATGCGATTATGGCTCTATTTCAGAGAAACGTAATAGATGCAGTATCTGCCGGTGTAGAAATGCAAAGATATTTGAAAGAATACAATGAACATAGACATCGGCAAGGTTATATTCCTATTCAGATAGGGGTAGGGATCCATTCGGGTTCCTTAATGCTGGGTACAATTGGAGCGGAAGAAAGGTTAGAAGGTACGGTGATTTCAGACACGGTCAACCTTGCGTCTCGGATCGAGAGTCTCACTAAAGTATATGGCTCTAGAATTGCAGTCAGCGAAAGTACGATCGAAGAAGTTAAAAAAGACGGCAAATTCCATTTCCGTTTTTTGGACAGAGTAAAGGTAAAAGGGAAACAACGACCTGTTTCAGTTTATGAAGTGTTCGACGGAGACGAGCCTCAGCACCAAGATCTGAAATTGAAAACCAAAGAATCCTATGAAAAAGGTGTGAAAGCATTCTATTCCAACTCATTCGAGGAAGCAAAACAGCAGTTTGAGAAAGTGATCTCACTCTTTCCGGATGATAAGGCTACTCAACTTTACTTAAAACGTTTGTACCCGGTAACTCACGATCGAAAATTAGAAGAAGTAGAAGAATAG
- a CDS encoding 7TM diverse intracellular signaling domain-containing protein, whose product MKGLFYSFLKKGGVKYSYKRIPMYLSKVFVLILCFSASSLFSEEVIPLSSQVERKRISTEVYFLEDSNKELGIEKVSSGEYFGKFKKSDMDPLNFGQTNFDYWIRITLKNSEKTQIRKILELYYTNIDRVDFFAENISGKQELVNSSGMAFPYPVRKVNHRNFIYTLDFQPEQTRTFYLKLNTSGGLVFPLLVWNPETFYHHNADIHLGLGLYYGIMCVMILYHLLIFLSTRDISYLFFVTNIFGFFGIQLVLTGHGFQYLWSEHPDLQRNLYVVFTGICMSSLVLFAQKFLNTEENINRYLNNSLHFTWGIHALLTFSPLFLPPELTVKVSLALSILAPSLVLIAASICFFKNYRPARYFLLAFSFLCISGMFVVLKFANLVGVSNWADDGLYIGSSMSALIFSFALADKINILKKEKEDAQRKIFEAQKENLEMQKTLNDSLETLVIERTKTIEEQKLDIEAKAKLIEKDLAIAGKIQFSLLPSVLPKSHNVRIAYRCIPMLHVGGDFVDLISDRTGRALGIFICDVTGHGTGAAMLAAMVKMALADWSDYLSDPGYMLAKMRAQLMGKLNGNFVTATMITFYPESGRILIANAGHPEAILIRKSNGKHETYRPTGIAINEFLSTPNYQTLKTELSRGDKLVLYTDGLPEARSKEGDFYGDDRFLDLLKNFSELEPELFCNSVIGKIQHFTQEEQSSHDDMAMVVLEYLG is encoded by the coding sequence TTGAAAGGGCTATTTTATTCTTTCCTAAAGAAGGGAGGAGTAAAATATTCCTACAAACGTATTCCGATGTACCTATCTAAGGTTTTTGTTCTAATTTTATGTTTTTCGGCCTCGTCTTTATTTTCGGAGGAGGTTATCCCTTTATCATCTCAAGTAGAGCGCAAAAGAATTAGCACTGAGGTCTATTTTTTAGAAGATTCTAATAAGGAGCTTGGAATAGAGAAGGTTTCCTCAGGAGAATATTTCGGAAAATTCAAAAAATCGGATATGGATCCGCTGAACTTCGGACAGACTAACTTTGATTATTGGATCCGGATTACCCTGAAAAACTCAGAAAAGACACAGATCCGAAAAATTTTAGAACTATATTATACGAATATAGATCGAGTCGACTTTTTTGCAGAGAATATATCCGGCAAACAGGAGTTAGTTAATTCCAGTGGGATGGCCTTTCCTTATCCTGTTCGAAAGGTAAATCACAGAAATTTTATCTATACCTTAGATTTCCAACCGGAACAGACCCGTACTTTTTATCTTAAGTTGAACACAAGCGGCGGTTTGGTGTTTCCACTTTTAGTATGGAATCCCGAGACCTTCTATCATCATAATGCTGATATTCATTTAGGTCTTGGATTGTATTACGGGATCATGTGTGTGATGATCCTTTACCATTTATTGATATTCTTATCTACTCGAGATATCAGCTATCTGTTTTTTGTTACCAATATTTTCGGATTTTTCGGAATACAGCTGGTTCTTACTGGTCACGGATTCCAATATCTTTGGTCGGAACATCCTGATCTCCAGAGGAACTTATACGTAGTCTTTACCGGGATATGTATGTCTTCTTTGGTTTTATTCGCCCAAAAGTTTTTGAATACGGAAGAGAATATAAATCGTTATCTAAATAATTCTCTACATTTTACTTGGGGAATTCATGCTCTTCTAACTTTTTCGCCTTTGTTTTTGCCTCCAGAGCTTACCGTCAAAGTAAGTTTGGCTCTTAGTATCCTTGCTCCTTCTTTGGTCTTGATCGCTGCTTCCATTTGTTTTTTTAAAAATTATAGACCTGCTCGATACTTCTTATTGGCGTTCAGCTTCTTATGTATTTCAGGGATGTTTGTCGTTTTAAAATTTGCGAACCTTGTCGGAGTTTCTAATTGGGCGGATGATGGACTTTATATCGGTTCCTCTATGTCTGCATTGATATTCTCTTTTGCATTAGCTGATAAGATCAATATTCTAAAAAAAGAAAAAGAAGATGCACAGCGTAAGATTTTTGAAGCTCAGAAAGAAAATCTAGAAATGCAGAAAACGTTGAATGATTCTTTGGAAACCTTGGTGATAGAAAGAACCAAGACGATAGAAGAACAAAAGTTGGATATAGAAGCTAAGGCAAAATTGATCGAAAAGGACCTTGCGATTGCGGGTAAGATACAATTTTCACTTCTTCCTTCCGTTCTCCCTAAATCACATAACGTAAGAATTGCGTATAGATGTATCCCGATGCTTCATGTGGGAGGCGACTTCGTAGATCTGATTTCCGATCGGACAGGAAGGGCTCTCGGAATTTTTATTTGTGATGTGACAGGTCATGGAACGGGTGCGGCAATGTTGGCGGCGATGGTTAAGATGGCTTTGGCGGATTGGTCGGACTATTTAAGTGACCCTGGATACATGCTTGCAAAAATGAGAGCTCAGTTGATGGGGAAGTTGAACGGAAATTTTGTGACTGCTACTATGATTACATTCTATCCTGAATCGGGACGGATACTAATCGCAAATGCAGGGCATCCTGAGGCGATCTTAATACGTAAATCCAATGGAAAGCATGAAACTTATCGTCCGACTGGGATTGCGATCAATGAGTTCTTATCCACTCCGAATTACCAAACTCTAAAGACAGAATTGAGTAGAGGTGACAAGCTCGTATTATACACTGATGGTCTTCCTGAAGCCAGATCCAAAGAAGGTGACTTTTATGGAGACGATAGATTTTTAGATCTGCTTAAAAATTTTTCCGAATTGGAACCTGAACTTTTTTGTAATTCAGTAATCGGAAAAATCCAACATTTCACTCAAGAAGAACAAAGTTCTCACGATGACATGGCGATGGTCGTTCTGGAATATCTAGGCTAA
- a CDS encoding cyclic nucleotide-gated ion channel — translation MISSNNRVRVYWDILVFICIFWASLESPLRIVISYDQNLLLTGIYFFIDSVFALDIIWNCVTPEYKDGKWVVIRSEVIRDYLKSWFVIDLIAAIPFEYATLKIFGLQQSQYPYLYLILGVTRILKVFRISDILHRINLAFQPTPGILRLVLFAFWVTLVAHWCAVGWLFMDDLQDYQTGRSEYIRALYWTVTTIATVGYGDITPSTDLQRIYTIFVMMLGAGVYATVIGNIASILGNLDLAKAAQMKKMAQVDSFLKARNIPTDMRKRVRDYYMYIIDRGWGEDESLLLNDLPLSLRKEVKIQLHRSLLEKVPFLKGADPALVASLVFSLKPTIFLKGDTVFRKGEKGDSLYILSEGSVDILGSDDKTVLINLQEGQFFGELALVTDEPRSATVRAMSTCEIYTLSKSDFDHSLERFSEFRSAIEESVSNLKK, via the coding sequence ATGATAAGCTCGAATAACCGCGTTAGAGTATATTGGGATATACTCGTATTCATATGTATATTTTGGGCTTCCTTGGAATCTCCTCTTAGAATCGTTATTTCTTACGATCAGAACCTTCTTTTAACAGGGATCTATTTTTTCATAGATTCGGTCTTTGCATTGGACATCATTTGGAATTGTGTCACTCCGGAATACAAAGATGGTAAATGGGTCGTTATACGATCTGAAGTGATCAGAGATTATTTAAAGTCTTGGTTTGTTATAGATCTAATTGCGGCTATACCTTTCGAATACGCTACTCTTAAAATTTTCGGCCTGCAACAATCCCAATATCCTTATCTATATCTTATCTTAGGAGTTACTCGCATCTTAAAAGTATTCAGGATATCGGACATTCTACATAGGATCAATCTTGCCTTCCAACCCACACCAGGGATCCTAAGATTAGTTCTCTTTGCATTCTGGGTTACATTAGTCGCCCATTGGTGCGCGGTTGGCTGGTTGTTTATGGATGATCTCCAAGATTATCAGACTGGTCGGTCTGAATATATTAGAGCTTTATATTGGACTGTAACCACGATTGCCACCGTAGGTTATGGAGACATCACTCCTTCTACAGATCTGCAGAGAATATATACAATATTCGTAATGATGCTCGGAGCAGGGGTGTATGCAACAGTAATCGGTAATATCGCAAGTATATTGGGAAATCTAGATCTAGCTAAGGCTGCACAAATGAAAAAGATGGCCCAGGTTGACTCTTTTTTAAAGGCTAGAAACATTCCGACAGACATGCGGAAAAGAGTGCGTGATTATTATATGTACATTATAGATAGAGGATGGGGAGAAGATGAAAGTCTACTTTTGAATGACCTTCCTTTATCTTTGAGAAAAGAAGTAAAGATACAATTGCATCGGAGTTTATTAGAGAAGGTCCCTTTTTTAAAAGGTGCCGATCCTGCATTGGTAGCAAGTTTGGTATTTTCTTTAAAACCTACAATTTTCCTGAAAGGTGATACGGTTTTTAGAAAAGGAGAGAAGGGAGATAGCCTCTATATTTTGAGCGAAGGTTCTGTAGATATATTAGGCTCCGATGACAAAACTGTCTTGATAAACTTGCAGGAAGGTCAGTTCTTCGGTGAGTTAGCGTTGGTAACAGACGAACCTAGATCTGCAACAGTAAGAGCTATGAGCACCTGTGAAATTTATACTTTAAGTAAGTCGGATTTCGATCACTCTTTAGAACGATTCTCAGAATTCAGATCCGCTATAGAGGAATCTGTTTCCAATTTGAAAAAATAA
- a CDS encoding DUF1761 domain-containing protein, protein MLPVIPLNYLAILVGVLANVVIGFLWFGPIFGKVWAKEMGYENMEPDTKQMLKSMGIMIIGSFLTAFVLAHSLFVWKPSSWNLPGDGPAWMYGAYAAFYTWLGFYIPMLLGSVAWESRSWKLFFINAGYNLVSLAAIGQILAVWPA, encoded by the coding sequence ATGCTACCGGTAATACCGTTGAATTATTTGGCAATTTTGGTTGGGGTTCTTGCAAACGTAGTGATCGGATTTCTTTGGTTCGGACCGATCTTCGGTAAAGTTTGGGCTAAAGAAATGGGTTACGAGAATATGGAACCTGATACCAAGCAGATGTTAAAATCCATGGGTATCATGATCATCGGTTCTTTTCTAACAGCATTTGTTTTAGCTCATAGTTTATTTGTTTGGAAACCTTCTTCTTGGAATCTTCCGGGAGATGGGCCTGCTTGGATGTATGGAGCTTATGCTGCATTCTATACTTGGTTGGGTTTTTATATACCAATGCTTTTAGGTTCTGTAGCTTGGGAATCCAGATCTTGGAAATTGTTTTTTATCAATGCAGGGTATAATTTAGTTTCCTTAGCGGCTATAGGTCAGATCCTCGCTGTTTGGCCTGCTTAA
- a CDS encoding sensor histidine kinase yields MKSKHNVLIFIPSLIGALVLLGWLLDIEILKRPRASMVAMNPMSALSFVLLGLALYLNLNQPDSKPSRNTIRFIALSVIIIGLSKLYSIVSGFDLGMDTLLFPDKISKVIVSGFTNRMAPNTAFDFVILGAAVFLSSFRREVLSSISNYLCILVLLIGLFSVIGYVYQVREFYGILSFIPMAIHTAISFIFCSFSLLLINGHSGFMRVFTSKSSGGILARVLIPFLIIVPVIFGYIRIYLNKINPVSLELGVGFLMTGIILTFFVLVWFVATQLEKSDLARTDAEKKLSELNHELEKMVSSKTMDLFKSENRFRTILEQFPYPVLTYDPEGVCTGTNFAWEEMWNTRRDVLVDYNILKDPQIKEAGFFPFVEKAFRGEPAISEPFLYDPKLIGSSGRDRWLQMVLYPVKNTAGNILEIIVVHQDITASKEAENEIRLLNNELEERVKIRTEQLVLANKELESFSYSISHDLRAPIRGISGFTQILMEDYGVNFDAEGKRIIGKIIENAKQMGQLVDDLLEFSRLGRTELAEREISMKELAVTVYKELLNLESEREIRFEIQDIPNVRADQPAVRQLWVNLISNAIKYTKKIGSPTIQVGSTESDEGTVFYVKDNGAGFNMQYYHKLFGVFQRLHSNSDFEGTGVGLAIVKRIASRHGGRVWAESKEGEGATFYFTLPGQDPKLK; encoded by the coding sequence TTGAAAAGTAAGCATAACGTATTAATTTTTATTCCCTCTTTGATCGGAGCTTTAGTTCTACTCGGCTGGTTACTCGATATCGAGATCCTGAAACGACCAAGAGCTTCAATGGTTGCGATGAACCCGATGTCTGCACTTTCTTTCGTTTTGCTGGGATTGGCGCTTTATCTCAATTTAAATCAACCTGATTCCAAACCCTCCCGTAATACCATACGTTTTATTGCGTTATCTGTTATCATCATTGGTCTTTCTAAATTATATTCTATTGTCAGTGGGTTTGATCTAGGAATGGATACTCTCCTTTTTCCGGATAAGATCTCAAAAGTTATCGTAAGCGGTTTTACGAATCGAATGGCTCCAAATACTGCTTTCGATTTTGTGATACTCGGAGCAGCGGTTTTTTTAAGTTCTTTTCGAAGGGAAGTATTAAGTTCCATCTCCAATTATTTATGCATTTTAGTTCTTTTGATCGGACTTTTCTCTGTGATTGGCTATGTGTATCAGGTTCGGGAATTTTATGGGATTCTTTCCTTCATTCCTATGGCAATTCATACCGCTATTAGTTTTATTTTTTGTTCCTTCTCCCTTCTGTTGATCAATGGACATTCAGGATTTATGAGGGTATTCACGAGCAAAAGTTCTGGAGGAATTTTAGCACGAGTTTTAATTCCATTTTTAATTATCGTTCCTGTCATATTCGGTTACATACGTATTTATTTGAATAAGATCAATCCGGTCAGTTTGGAACTAGGAGTAGGGTTCCTAATGACCGGGATTATACTCACCTTTTTTGTTCTGGTTTGGTTCGTAGCCACTCAATTGGAAAAATCGGATCTCGCAAGGACTGATGCCGAAAAAAAACTTTCGGAACTGAACCACGAATTGGAGAAGATGGTTAGCTCTAAAACTATGGATCTATTCAAAAGTGAGAATAGATTTAGGACAATTTTAGAACAATTTCCTTATCCCGTATTAACTTACGATCCGGAAGGTGTTTGTACGGGCACTAATTTTGCTTGGGAAGAAATGTGGAATACCAGAAGAGACGTATTAGTCGATTATAATATATTAAAGGATCCTCAGATAAAAGAGGCGGGATTTTTTCCCTTTGTGGAGAAGGCATTCCGCGGAGAACCCGCGATCTCCGAACCTTTTCTTTATGATCCTAAGTTGATCGGGAGTTCAGGAAGAGATCGTTGGTTGCAAATGGTGCTTTATCCCGTTAAAAACACTGCAGGGAATATCTTAGAGATAATTGTAGTCCACCAAGACATTACTGCAAGCAAGGAAGCAGAGAATGAGATCCGCTTACTAAATAATGAATTGGAAGAAAGAGTAAAGATACGCACGGAACAATTAGTTTTGGCTAATAAAGAATTGGAATCTTTCTCTTATTCCATTTCTCACGATTTAAGAGCCCCAATCCGAGGGATCAGTGGATTTACCCAGATCTTAATGGAAGATTATGGAGTGAATTTTGATGCAGAAGGAAAAAGGATCATCGGAAAAATTATAGAGAATGCCAAGCAGATGGGGCAGTTGGTGGATGATCTTCTTGAATTTTCTAGGTTGGGAAGAACAGAATTGGCCGAGAGAGAAATTTCTATGAAAGAACTGGCCGTTACCGTATATAAAGAATTGCTAAACTTGGAATCAGAAAGAGAAATCCGTTTTGAAATACAAGATATTCCAAACGTAAGAGCGGATCAGCCAGCGGTTCGTCAACTTTGGGTGAATCTGATCTCGAATGCTATCAAATATACTAAAAAAATCGGATCACCTACCATCCAGGTCGGCTCCACGGAATCCGATGAGGGAACCGTTTTTTATGTCAAAGATAATGGTGCTGGTTTTAATATGCAGTACTATCATAAACTTTTCGGTGTCTTTCAACGGTTACATTCCAATTCGGATTTCGAAGGTACCGGAGTTGGACTAGCTATAGTAAAAAGAATCGCTTCCCGCCATGGGGGAAGGGTATGGGCAGAATCCAAAGAGGGAGAAGGGGCTACCTTCTATTTTACTTTGCCAGGCCAAGATCCTAAACTAAAGTGA
- a CDS encoding di-heme oxidoredictase family protein — translation MLTIKNYLLVFSIFLMGCSEFGKQVFGKGNCISQDLSCRFSEIYPLVSVAGGQDDSWEYEEGEELSGGKGMTSFDFTSRAYLQFAPGLPLDKISDFTVGQSVFEVPWENSSSGQIDRRGLGPLFNANSCLACHVGNGIGKVPSGPEETMFTALVRLSNDPNYGGQFQPFSLNGVPAEGIASVSYSQIEGVFQDGTSYTLRKPKVEFSNLNYGPLTSNGDVYSLRNTSKVIGMGLLEAISDETLLSLQDESDSNLDGISGRINLVPDLVSGTNKIGRFGWKANEPNLKQQGSRAFLEDIGITSPLFPFKNCTSVQTACDSSPHGTLPELNTTKIDMMVKYMRLIAVPARRSPSSSEVLMGKRIFFQAGCNSCHISKLSTGNIPGAPEISMQIIRPYTDLLLHDMGEGLKDGRPDHLASGREWRTPPLWGIGLVSKVNGTLQLLHDGRAETFMEAIIWHGGEAERSKQHILGLSSSQRNQLVKFLESL, via the coding sequence GTGCTTACTATAAAAAACTACCTATTAGTATTTTCTATTTTTCTAATGGGATGTTCCGAATTCGGAAAACAAGTTTTCGGAAAAGGGAATTGTATCTCTCAAGATCTATCTTGCAGATTTTCCGAGATTTACCCATTGGTTTCCGTTGCCGGAGGCCAGGATGATTCCTGGGAATATGAAGAAGGAGAAGAATTATCCGGAGGTAAAGGAATGACCTCCTTCGATTTTACATCCAGGGCATATTTACAATTTGCACCCGGGCTTCCTTTGGATAAAATTTCCGATTTTACTGTAGGACAATCAGTCTTCGAAGTCCCTTGGGAAAATTCCAGCTCGGGACAGATTGATAGACGAGGACTTGGTCCCCTATTCAATGCAAATTCTTGCTTGGCCTGTCATGTGGGAAATGGAATCGGAAAAGTCCCTTCCGGACCTGAAGAAACCATGTTCACTGCGTTAGTGCGACTCAGTAATGATCCTAATTACGGAGGACAATTCCAACCATTCTCTCTGAACGGAGTCCCGGCCGAAGGAATAGCTTCCGTTTCTTATTCGCAAATAGAAGGAGTTTTTCAAGACGGGACTTCATATACATTAAGAAAACCGAAAGTAGAATTTTCCAATCTGAATTATGGCCCCTTAACCTCTAACGGGGATGTATATTCTCTTAGAAACACTTCCAAGGTGATCGGGATGGGATTATTAGAAGCAATCTCGGATGAAACTTTGTTATCCTTACAGGACGAATCTGATTCTAATCTGGATGGAATATCAGGAAGGATTAATTTAGTTCCGGATCTGGTGAGTGGAACAAATAAAATAGGAAGATTCGGCTGGAAAGCAAACGAACCCAATTTAAAACAACAAGGCTCTCGAGCGTTTTTAGAAGATATAGGAATAACAAGTCCACTTTTTCCTTTCAAGAACTGTACGTCCGTTCAGACTGCTTGTGATTCTTCTCCCCATGGAACCCTACCCGAATTGAATACTACAAAGATAGATATGATGGTAAAGTATATGAGACTGATTGCTGTTCCTGCGAGGAGATCTCCTTCTTCTTCCGAAGTCCTTATGGGTAAGCGGATTTTTTTCCAAGCAGGATGTAATTCTTGCCATATTTCTAAATTATCAACAGGTAATATTCCTGGCGCTCCTGAGATATCAATGCAGATCATCCGACCGTATACGGATCTTCTATTGCATGATATGGGAGAAGGCCTGAAAGACGGAAGACCAGACCACTTGGCTTCCGGAAGAGAATGGAGAACACCTCCTCTTTGGGGGATAGGTCTCGTTTCCAAAGTAAATGGAACATTACAATTATTGCATGACGGTAGGGCAGAAACTTTTATGGAAGCCATCATATGGCATGGAGGAGAGGCAGAGAGAAGTAAACAGCATATTTTGGGACTTTCTTCTTCCCAAAGGAACCAACTAGTTAAATTTTTAGAATCACTTTAG